The following DNA comes from Cheilinus undulatus linkage group 4, ASM1832078v1, whole genome shotgun sequence.
ttttcttgattttttctttctttattttacaaaaaggaCAATCTGTatgaaaaagcaacattttattttaattaagaCAAAGGTGTCCCAAAGAAAATGAACGAAAATCAACAATACTATGTCATAAATGGTTTGGAGGGCTAGGGGAAGAAAACGCACTTCAGTTAACACAGTGATCAAGTATACATACAGTCTTCACAGCCTGATGAAGAACAGGCCAGTATGGCCAAACATCCACCGTTTGATGCAGTTCCTGCGCTCAGCAACGGCGTGTGGGTTAGAGAAAAGGCCTGGGTgcaaatgttgcaaaaacaaGGAATCGTGGCGTCGCACGCTATCGCCACTACACAGCGTCTGTTTAAACCTTATCTTTAACCCCCCGATGAAAGGCAGAACAGAAAGCTAAGTGACAGTTTACCACTGTAAACTTCTTACTTctttttttagttcattttttatttatttatttatttttttaccccGCCAGTTCTTTTCCCACAGGCCGCCGCTGCCTGCGCTTAGTTTCCAGTAGAGAACCAGCTCACTCTGAATATCAGTTAAACGTCTCAGTATCAGCAGCAGTCTCAAGGCGGGACACCTCCCCCTAGGGTTTAGAGCAGCATCTGAAGGAGTATAAAAACTCTCCCATTAGAGCAAAAGAGCAACGGGCGGCCCACTGGTGGCTCGTTACAcctggagagaggagagaagaaaaagacacaTGAGTGTTTGCTTGAAATAACTAAAGACAGATGCATTTTAGCCAAGCAGAAACCTCTGAGGTCGACAACGTAAATGCAGAAGTTCAAAAAAGTTCATGATTAAAGACCTGGAAAAGACTCATCTGTTTTAGTCTTATGCAGGATAAAAGATGAACACTGTAAGGTTGTGGCTGCTTTGGCTGCAATCAGCATTAAGTCGCTGCCGGTCAGGAGGCTAAAAACCCGACTCAGCTCCACTTCTCTGTCTAAATACCAGGCTGGCTTAGGTTAGAGGTGGTGGCCGGGTCTTGCACCCAGAAGCTCCCTTCAAAAACCAAATTGCTGACCTCACTGGTTTAGTCCAGTACTTTCTGACTGTAGCtctgaaagattaaaaaaggaaaacaaactcaCCTCAGTTGCAATTATACATTCGTCCTTTTCCTCTGACATCACAAACACAGATTTGTACTTGGTGTCCGCACATGCAGACATTTCTGGGGCTTTCTTTTCTGATGCATCGCTttaaggaaagagagagaaacaccGTGTTAGCTTCATGATTCTGACAGCTGAGCTCTGAGAGACTTTTCCACTCGCCCGTtaatatatttacctttttaaacgTTTGCTGCGTTTCTCCTCGAACTCAAACGAGTCCAGGGATTGGCACTTGTCCTCGCAGGCCGCCTCCAGCATGGCCTCTTTGGCCGCCTGCTCGTAGTTGACCTCGTGTACGAGGTTGTAGTCTGCAGGCGGATGCCGGCTCTTGAAGCTGCTCCTCGCTGGTGAAGACCCTTCATCGGGGTCAGCGCTGCAGAAGTCCATCTTCTTGTTGATATTTTTGACGCCTGGCGTGGGCATCACGCTGACCGCCAGGTCTCTGTCACTGCGGTGACAGTTGTTAGTAAGGTTATTTATTGTCTCTACCTCACCTACGAATTCTATAGGACTGTCGCGCTGGGCTTTTGAGCGGTAAAATCCTACGAGTACCGCGCAGCctgcaagcagcagcagcaccagggCCACACCGGACCCCACGGCCATCCACGGCACCTCTGACCCGCGGATGGCGGCGTGCTCTGGGAGCAAGAACTGACAGTTTCTGCCGCCGTAACCGGGAACGCAGGCGCAGACGTAGCGGTTGTTCCTCTCGTGGCAGGTGGCGCCATTGTGGCACGGGTTGTGTTCGCAGCGGCTGATGGGGGAGCTGCAGTTGCGTCCGGTGTATCCTGGCGGGCAGGTGCAGGTGTAGCCAGTGGGACCTTCCTGGCACGTCCCGCCGTTTTGGCAAGGGTACATGGAACACTCATCGCCGGTCTGGTCGCAGTTCATGCCAGAGAAACCGTCAGGACACTGACACAGGTACGAGTTGACGAGGTCAACACAGCGGGCACCTGGGAGCGGAAGCACAAAGACATTCATCAGTGGGGATGCTGAataagcatccacactattgatattggcgtcggccattttgtttattattattattttttactattattccagctatctcctccttcatactttgttgtaTCGACaccatttagaaaaaatatgtttcttCGTCATTCAACTGCTAcaacttttctcatttctaacttttaaaatatttaactttctttaacaattttaaacagacggcaaaatttcacaaatctgcACTTTCTTCAACTCCTCATAACTTTGGCGCTCCTTGGGTTTTTTCACCTTGCTGCTATCATattcttcagcttcttgtgctcttttaatactttttaaaactgtttatactttttcactgttttgatttttctaaaactaaaataacattatttcaGATGGGCCAATTTTTTGGTTTActaaattctatattttgagCAACGATTTCACATTCTTCACAAATCGGGTATTGCACTCTACAgctttcatgctattttcagctaattTCATGCTAGTTTCAGCTACATCTGTggtttttcagccattgaatgctaTTTatagctattttaaggctactttcagctatttttaggctattttcagcttttttaggcactttcagatattttttttgtctatttttagctattgaatgccaaTTTCAGCTACttaatgccattttatgctatgtTTATGctatttttcactgtttttgtgctttttggctattttcagcagttcttctacaactcagctctcagcatccccacgcaatttcagcagaaattgcaattttgatctagttatgTTTACAAACGTGGTTTGGGTTGGGTTACAGTAAAGATATTTAACAGGACTACTGTCCTAAAATACAAGAATCAGGGGATTGATGAAGGTACGTCGTACTCTGCGGTGCTAGCTGCTGGTTTTTGTTGGACCTAGTTCTGGCCGACAGCCAACAAGTTAGCTGGGAGCATTCCTGCCGTAAGTCCAATTGGGAAACCATGAACAATTTGATGGTTCTGTACCTTTCTTGCATGCCTTATACTTTAATTTACATACGATGTACACTGAGCACTTATGCTCAGTGACCTCCAGGTCCAGACTTGGCATGGACACATGTGGAGCATTTGGAGAATTTGTGCTCCAGTTTGGGTCTGATTGTGGCAGGTCTATCTTTTGAAATAATTAGCCTGTTTTTGCTGAAAATTTAGGTCCAGGTCTGACACAATCTGCATACAGACGTAGAAATACTGACACATCGAATACTGTGTTTGGCCCCTTGGATTCTCTCTACAGATCTTAAGGAGTCCAGACAAAGTCTTGTGTTTTTCCCCGGTCTTACCGTTGGAGCACGGGGCCGAGGTGCAGTGGTCGATCTTCTTCTCACAGTTGAAGCCTGCGTATCCTGTGGGGCACTGGCAGAAGTATCCTCCGTCTGGGTTGTCAGCACAGCGGCCGCCGTTGGAGCAGGGCCCGTCAGCGCACGTCATGGCACTCAGCTCGCAGTTGTTGCCATAGAAACCGTGAGGGCAAGTGCAGGTATATGTGTTTTCCAAATCCTGTCAGGAGGAAAAAATAGAACAGACATCAAGATCCGTCTGCAGCTGCTCCTTTGAATCTCAGCAGGCTGGATCTGGTATGGAATAAAGGGATAGTTCACAGGATTTCTTTTTCTATGTAAGCCAAAGGTCAGAAAGGCAAACTTACAGTGCAGCTTCCTCCATTGCGGCAGGGGTTTCCAGCGCATTCGTTGACCTGGATCTCACAGCTGGCCCCAGTGAAGCCCGGCCTGCAGGAACAGGTGTAGCTGCCCTGGCCGGTGTTGCTACAAGTGGCTCCATTCATGCAGGGCTTGTGGTGAGTGCAGTAGTTGAGATCTGGAGAGACATGGCAGCACATGTGGATTAGCCACAGCACAACACATGGCGGGACAACAGCAGCAGCGACAGAATGTCTTTTTTGTCCTCGGGCACACTTGACTCTTTCTCTCGGCTTCCAGGGGTTTTTTGTTTCCTACGCCTGCGCGGCCTCCTGTCCTCGGCGTTCATCTCCTGACAACTGCTGCTCTGTTGCTTCTTTAGCCCACTGCTGACGCCTTTATGTCTGGGTTTTCTATCGTCCTTCTACCATCTCTGTCTTATTAGACTTTTAATGTTTACTGTAACATTTTAAGAGACTAAAGACTAAAGAAAAGTGGAAGTTCCTGCATTGATCTTTGCAAAACTTAGCCTCAAGTACTTGTTTTGACTTTGAAACTTTACTGAAGAAAGACTACACCATTAGAAAAGACAAT
Coding sequences within:
- the dla gene encoding delta-like protein A, translating into MYLLNMGRAILLTLTVMSMLLCQGFCSGVFELKLQEFLNKKGIQGNKNCCKGGLASSFQQQCECQTFFRICLKHYQPNASPEPPCTYGGAVTPVLGSNSFQVPDVIPESSFTNPIRINFGFTWPGTFSLIIEALHADSKDDLSTENPERVISTLITQRHLTVGDDWSQDLHTSGKTELKYSYRFVCDEHYYGDGCSVFCRPRDDAFGHFTCGERGEIVCDAGWKGQYCTEPICLPGCDEEHGFCEKPGECKCRVGFKGRYCDECIRYPGCLHGTCQQPWQCNCQEGWGGLFCNQDLNYCTHHKPCMNGATCSNTGQGSYTCSCRPGFTGASCEIQVNECAGNPCRNGGSCTDLENTYTCTCPHGFYGNNCELSAMTCADGPCSNGGRCADNPDGGYFCQCPTGYAGFNCEKKIDHCTSAPCSNGARCVDLVNSYLCQCPDGFSGMNCDQTGDECSMYPCQNGGTCQEGPTGYTCTCPPGYTGRNCSSPISRCEHNPCHNGATCHERNNRYVCACVPGYGGRNCQFLLPEHAAIRGSEVPWMAVGSGVALVLLLLAGCAVLVGFYRSKAQRDSPIEFVGEVETINNLTNNCHRSDRDLAVSVMPTPGVKNINKKMDFCSADPDEGSSPARSSFKSRHPPADYNLVHEVNYEQAAKEAMLEAACEDKCQSLDSFEFEEKRSKRLKSDASEKKAPEMSACADTKYKSVFVMSEEKDECIIATEV